From the genome of Tenrec ecaudatus isolate mTenEca1 chromosome 1, mTenEca1.hap1, whole genome shotgun sequence:
aaaagtataaaataaaatcagaaaaggtgtgttttGGGGTTTCATCATTTCACCATATATGGTGAactaataatctgagaagctcagcaatatgaagaagaatgtcgcCTCAGATTTGGAGAAAGGCCCGACaacaatgacacaaccttgcttgtttggCTATGAAgtgctctcttacacatatatgactgtctctggatttgtttctccagccaGCCCTGCCTAacgcagaagtacagccagaaagcttctCAGAAGTTAGGATAGGTGAGCCTCTCCCCTCACCTGGGTTGGACACTTCATCAGGAGAGATCATTTCTGGGAAAGGgacctcctgcttggtaaagtagagagtcacAGGGAAAGATGAGACGCATTGAGATGAATTAACGCACTATCCACAGCTATGAATTCAAAATGAAAGACAGAaagacagtggtgaggatggcatttgaccaggtagtgtttggttctgttgtacatagagtcacaaTGAGTAGGCACAGATTACTTAGCACCTTAGCACAAGAATAGGAGGTACAATTGTTAAACTCTTGATTTTCCTTCGTGTTTCTCATTTCTGTTTTTATTAATCCTTCATAACGGCTGTTTCACTGTGTGGAAAGTCATGATGAAACTAACATGCCACAACACTCTCGTCAATTAAAGCAATAAGTTCCCTTTATTTCGGCAACTTGAGTTCAGTCAGAAGCTATACAATTCCGTCTGCTGCACGTTGGTTTGTTGTCGAGTACAGCTCCTCGTTGAGTGGAAAAAGTAGAGATGTACGAAGGGAGGCTCAGTGCCAACCAGGAAGAAGTTACCGGGGCTGCATTTCCACGGATGCTGAAGTTGAGCCTTctaacaggtgggtttggggtgagGTCGGAGAGCTTTAACATAATACTGCCTCTTCCTGTTGTCGCCACTGCATCAGCAGGCCGGGAAAGCCATCCCACTGCTGTGGTAGGCGCTTGTGACTCAGGAGAGGGGCCAGACTTATGACCATAGCGTTGAGTGGCCTTTCAGCTGTGGCAGGGCTGGGGGGCATCGTTGTGAGCCTCGACACTGCAGGCCTCAGAGCTCTTCTTCCTTTCCCTTTGTTTGGTTGCAGTCCAGTCTTGTCAAGCACTCCCGTTGCCCAGAGGTCCGGACGTCATTTTCATTTTCCCTGGGTGCTGGGATGCACATGGTGGAGCTGTTGGGGTGGCAGGAGGAGTGTTTTCAGGGGATCTGGATTGGGCTTCATGTAGGAACTCTCAGCAGAGTTGTGATATTGACTGAAAGTTGCAGAAATGGCGTGGCTGAAAGGGTCCCTTGCCTTGGTTACCGTGTCCTGCGGAACAAGAAGAGCCAGGTCCACGAACCGTGCTATGGTTTCATAAGCCAAGTATGCTAAAATTTCCATCACAATAGTATTGGGCTTCATCTCCATACGGCTGCAGTCCAACCAGTCGTGGAATTTGGGGACCTTTAGGGAGGACATTAATTGCCAACTTTTACAAAATTCTGCATATTGTGCTGAATCCATTATTCTGGTTTTTCTTTCTGCTGTCTCCAGTCTCTCTTGTTTCACTTCCTCAATTCCAACATCTTCATGCATTGATAACCGTTTTCCTGTCTGTTAAATAGAGTTGAGAAGCCCTTGAACAATTTTTGGCCTTTTGTTCGTATTACTTCTGCCTCTCAATTTGTCTTCCAGAAGGTCATCCTTAGCTATGCCTTTAGCAATTTTtgatttgtagtctcagaagaACATGTATTCTAGTACGCTCCTAAATTTTTTCTTATCCCCGCGCATCAAAAATAAAAGAGCTTCAGCAGAAATTACCTTTGCTCCTCTCCGCTGGGAAATGTCTGCAGCTGGCTGTAACAGATTAATTAGCTGGGCATCTTCTACCAAAATTGCTAATTCATGAAGGGGCCTTCTGGCATCTCCTGAAGAAAATATCATACTCTGTAATTCAGCTGCAAAGCTTATGGATTTCCCTGCACTTCTTCCAGTCCTTGATGTCGCAGTGGCACTCACCTAGCTGCGGTATTGTTCATTCCTGCCTCCAGAGCACTTGAAGCCTGGCTGTGGGTCCTCATGGACAAcgtgggaatagggaaggtgtgGTTCCCGCTGCAGCGGCCCTGGACACGCTTTGAAAGGGGCCAAACTCTCAACTATTAATTGGAAGTTTCACAGTTGAAACACCAGCCACTCGGGAGGAGAAATGTTTCTTTGCTCTCATCTGATTAATGTTTTGGAAgcactatggggcagttctaatgCTGCGTGTACATTCATTATGATTTGGCATTGACTGGAATTCAAACAGCAGCAATGTAAATGTGCAATAGAgtttggtgtctggctatcaaaagataaagcatctggtgttttaaaggcttgaagttaaacaaatggccttcgagcagagaagcaacaaagcccacacggaagaagcacaccagcctgtgatgatAGGAttaggtaacagacatcagaagacctcaaacaaacatgttgttgagaacgaggaagatcagaacagtgacccaaaacccatcagttAGACAGGAAGATggcaaggaaaggatgagtcaaccagggtgctgatatagcactgatgaagcacacaatattcctctggttccttgagccttcctcgccctccactatcatgaccccagtgctgcctttcactgcgggttagaccggagcatgtgcacaggtacagatgagagctcaggacacacagaccccaggtcagataaacccctcagggcagcggttctcaactttcacaggggtcatccgattcagaaccgagcaaaattacagttatgaagtaacaacaaaaataatattatggttggggtcaccaccacatgaggaattgtattaaagggtcacggcattaggaaggttgagaaccactgccttagggagtagcaataccaggagggcaggaggtggggagaggaggtgggaaaaagggctgcagtcagtgtaagatataaatataataataatttataatttatcaagggatcatggggtgtgtgtaaaaagaggagctgatactagggctcaaatagaaaggaaatgtttacaaaataatgatggcagcatatgtacaaatgtgcgataCAATTGATCTAAGAGCTGTATAAGAGCTATTATAAGATTGTTATAAgcgctgtaagagaccccaatatgaTGTTAGCATTTCTTGTTATATGCACTATCTTGGTTTATACATTTCTGGATACGTTTTCAACTCTGGAAGATTTTGCTGGACAGCTATGCATTCCTGGGTTTATGCatttcaaagtgacatttttggcaTAGTCAAGGAATTCAAATTATGTTTTTGAAAATGTTCTTTGAGATTGGGGAACAACGTGAAGTTTGAAGGGACAAAATCAGAGCTTGAGGGTAGATAAGTTAAGGTTTTTCATTAAAATTCTCTCATGACAGCCCTTCCTATCACAGAATGAACAATCACACTGCtgtgataaaaacaaacaaacagcctaGTGCATCTCccctgaactttaaaaaaaaccattttattaggggctcatacaactcttatcacaatccatacctacacatacatcaattgtataaagcacatctgtacattctttgccttaatcattttctttttttacattttattaggggctcatacaactcttatcacaatccacacatatacatacatcaattgtctaaagcacatccatacattctttgccctaatcactctcaaagcatttgctctccacttaagccctttgcatcaggtcctctcccctGAACTTTTATCCCCACTGGATTTATCAGTCTTGTGAAACATCTTCCCAATAAGTTCCCTTGCTCATCCTGTGTCCTTCCTGAAAGCCTATCCAGACTAGCCCAAGACAACCTGCCCCAAACCAACAATCCTTACAATCATCTGGTGACCTCTTGACCTTGAACTCACCTTTGATGTGTTCCAACCCTTTCTGCAAATACTTGATCCACCTAGAGACAAATGTCCACTGTGGAACAGCACAGAGTGTAAATAGTTTTTGGAAGATTTCCACTTTGGTTTTTCCAAAGTAAGATAAGTTTGTTCTCATAATGATGATATTCCATAGCATAAAATGTATCCTTTATTAATTCTCTTTTTGTAAAGAGACTAAGGCAAGCATATTAATTAGAATTTTTAAAGCTATGCATTCATTAAAGACACATATTCAAGTATCTCTAACTTGGAATATACTtcagcatttatgaactggaacccCCGAAGCAATGTCTTATATACAAAACTTTCATTCTGAGTCTGAATCTACTCGACAGCActaagttttggggtttttttaaatgaacacaGAATAGAAAATGAGTAAATTATGTTAGAgatattttttataaatctttttattggggctcatacaactcttatcacaatccatacatacatcaattgagtaaagcacccttacacattcgttgccctcgtcattctcaaaattcgtcttccgcttgggttccaggaatcagctctttttcctttttctccctccccctccctccctgctccccactccccgcttccccctgaaccctttaACATTCATTTATGTTTAAAAGTTAAACATTTCTACCTGATGTGGAGAAAACAAAATCCCTGAACTGAAAATGATGTATTAAAAATGTGCAACACATACTGTAATATGAAAAATGAAGTGTTGTAAGCTTTCCCTGAAGATGCAGCATAAGACCAAATGTTTCTATTTTCAACTGACAGTACAAGAGGGTAACataatacaataaaaataaataaaggttcTCAGGAGAGTTGACCTTGTAAACCAATgagttaaaagcaaaacaaaaccaaaagaaccCTAATGGCCGAAAGTCACATCTGAAATAACATGAATGTCATAAGTATCCTATTACGTTTGGTCACAGCAACATActaaggaaatacatgaaaacattattgagttcattcatttgatcattttttcttcattaaaatttgtttatttatattggaaataattttatcggggactcatacagctctcatcacaatccatacatccattgtgtcaaacacattcgtacatatgttgccatcatcattttcaaaacattttcattctacttgagcccttggaattagctcatttccctcttccccaccctcccttcctcatgaacccttgataatttatacttttttcttcatgtcttacacggaccgatgtcttctttcacccatttttctgttgtccatccccctgagaggatcACAATGTaggtcactgtgattggttccccctttctccccccaccttccctttaccctcattattggtcctgaggggtttatctgtcctgagtttcctgtgtttccagctcttatctgtaccagtgtagatgctctgatctagccggatttgtaaggtagaattgggattgtgatagtttGATCTTTTAAGTAATAGTTTCTGAACATAATCAGTTTTATTAGATTGCACCTCTCAGTAAATCATTTTGACTTCCTTGGAAGCCTGTGAATATTAACCTAGCactgacagcattatacttcaggaAAAATCACGAACTATTTGGATAATGAATTCAAGGTCATTCATTTTCAATTCATCATTCCTAACTTTGTAAAGTAGGAGTGACACATTTGAGCCTCCCTACCTTCCTGAGAAAGCATCAGCTAGTCCCTTCCcatacatgtgtgtatgtctgtATGCATTTTCTAAGTAGGAGGATGAGGGTGGGTCTTGTTGAGAGCATTGCGATGTATGGCGAGGCTGTGACTTCTGGCCAGTAGGTTTTTCTCTTATTGACTCCTGAGGTTGCCCACCTAGGAAACCTGGGGAACCTGCATGGCTTTGTTATCCATGGTGGAGCCTGGAAAGAAACGGAAAACTTGACTGCTTTAGTTGGTGAGTGCTGATAGTCATGAAGCATTTGTGAATCAACTTCATCGCCCAACAGATTATTCCACTTCCTGTGATTTCCATGTGGGCAATACATGAATAAgacactctggtggcatagtgacttCCCTAAGGAGCTGTTAAATTTGAAGTCACCAgcccttccttgggagaaagatgaggcgattTTCTTGTTTAATGATTTATAACTTCTAACACCCAAAATGGCCattttattctgtcctacagtgtcactacTAGAGTAACcttaatggcagtaagtttttgagTAACTTGAGTGAATGTAAGCTTGTCTCTTTTACCCAATTGGTCAAGTTGAAAATTACACAGACCTGCAGCCTGCTTGTCCCTGTCATCTCTGAGAACCGGCCACTTGTCTTCTCACTATGGCTTTCTGACACACTCAGCATGTAGTTTTCACACTGTTCTCCACACAGGAATACTTGGCTGTGTCCCCAGAGCTCAGATTGCTCATCTTCATGTAGGCTGTGTTTGTGGATGTGTCTCTGGTCAAGGTGACCCTACCCTTGAAATTTCTATGCATAACTTGCAGCATCATTACTCCCACTCTATCCACACAAGTTAGACCCACTCTATGCACACAAATTCTTTTTTGGAGTCTGCTCTACCAACCGTAGATAGTCACTGGTGAAGGTGTATCCAGAAGCCTTACAGGAAGGATTCCCTGAGGCCCCAGGTTTCCTCAGCTCAGGTCCAGGCAACACCAGCTCCACCTGGGAGTGCCTGCCTGTTGGACTATGGTCCTCTAGATTAACCATAGCCCCTTTCTCTTTACTGGGACTAGAGATCCCTTTGCCTGTACCTGTTTCTATCAAGAGGTTTCTCCAGCACCAATCCATCGTGAGAGAACTGTGTCCTGAAGGCTTCCCTTAGTGAGGGTGATATACCCATATTTGACTTAGAGGCTGGCATGATAATTATTTGGATATTCACAGAGTAGAATATTTCAAAGCTtatgcctagcctcaggctggggagtATATTTACTTTAAATATGAGGATGAGATATGTTATGGCGTTTCCTTAAACCAATTCAAATAGCTAGAGAAGATAGGACCCAGCAATCTGGAATTTGGAAAACAAGATTATGCTCAGCAAATTTAGTGACACACTAAGTGCATGAGGCCACTATTGTAAAAGAACAAATCTAGAAAAAGGGTTTTCATGCCAAAAGAAGCAAAGATTGTCACTGCTGGGAATCCAAATTCGAGTTTCATTCGGAAGGCATTTTTGGATTGTCCTGTGCATTCATTTCTGCCACAACCACCCC
Proteins encoded in this window:
- the LOC142437502 gene encoding transcription initiation protein SPT3 homolog; translated protein: MHEDVGIEEVKQERLETAERKTRIMDSAQYAEFCKSWQLMSSLKVPKFHDWLDCSRMEMKPNTIVMEILAYLAYETIARFVDLALLVPQDTVTKARDPFSHAISATFSQYHNSAESSYMNSEACSVEAHNDAPQPCHS